Genomic window (Kribbella jejuensis):
TCACCACGACGCCCTTGTCCTGCGCCTGTTTGATCGCACCGAGTACTCCGGCCGAGTTGCTCGGCGTGATCAGGATGCCCTTGACGCCCTGCTGGACCAGGTTCTCGATCGCGGTGACCTGACCTTCGTTGTCACCGTCGAACTTGCCGGCCAGCGCGATCAGCGTGCCGCCCTTGGCCTGGGCCGCGGCCTTCGCCGACTCGCGCAGCTTGACGAAGTACGGGTTGGTCTCGGTCTTGGTCACGAGCCCGATCTTGACCGGCCCGGAGCTGCCGCCCGAGTCCGACCCTGGACCCGACTTCTTGGTCGTCGTACAGGCGCTGAGCACCACCGCGCCGGCGCACACGAGCGCGGCCACGGCAGTGGTCGACCGCCGGAATCCGGTGAACCTCATCAGAGCACCTCCTGCTTTCTGGTCTGTCTGCGAGCTGTTTGCGCGACCGATTCCGGCCGAGCGGTGCAGCCAAGCTAGAACCGCTCAGATGAGCACGGAATAATTTGCGCAAAAGATTGCGGAGTTGTTTCCCAACAGCGACGATTCCCCCATGGCCGGCCCACGTCGAGGAGCTCGGCTGGTCGACGTGGCCAAGCTGGCGGAGGTGTCGATCAGCACTGTCTCCCATGTCCTGAACGGCACCCGGTACGTCGCTCCGGACACCAGGGAGCGGGTCCGGCACGCGCTCGAGGCGCTCGACTACGCGCCACCGGCGCCGATGGTGCCGAAGCGGTCGGGCCGCGCGCTCGGGCTGGCGATCACCGGCGCGTCGAATCCGTACTTCGGTGACCTGATCGCCGGCGTCGAGTCGGAGGCGAGCCGGGCCGGCTTCGCGCTGCTGCTCTGCGACACCCACGACGACACCCAACTCGAGGCCAAGGCCGTCGCCACGTTGCTCGCGCACAACGTCGAAGCGGTGATCATCGCGCCGACACCGGGGTGGACCGAGACAACGTTGCCGGTGTTGCGCAAGCACAACACCCCGTTCGTCCTCGTCGACCGGATGAGCGATGTCCGTGCCGACCAGGTCGGGACCGAGAACGAGTCGGTGGCCGCCGCGCTGGTCGAGCATCTGATCGAGATCGGCCATCGCCGGATCGGCATGCTGGCAGGCCTGGCCGGTCTGTCCACCACGGACGAGCGGCGGCGCGGCTACCGGCGCGCGCACGAGGCGGCCGGGATCGCCGTCGACCCAGGGCTGATCGTCGATGCGCACTCGACCGTGACCGGCGGCCGTGCCGGGGTGATCTCGCTGCTGCACCGGCCGGACCCGCCGACGGCGATCTTCGGTGCGAACAACGCGATGACGATCGGAGCGCTGCTCGCGCTCAAGGAGACCCATCGGCGGATCCCCGAGGACGTCGCGCTGGTGACGTTCGACGACTTCGAGTGGGCGAGTGCGATGTCCCCCGCCCTCACCGCGGCGGCGCAGCCGTTCCACGCGATGGGTGCCCGAGCGGTCCAGCTCCTGGTGCGGCGGCTGGCGGATCCGTTCGCGCCCCGCCGGATCGAGCGGCTGCCGGCCGAGATCGAGCATCGCGAGAGCTGCGGCTGCCGGGCCGTGCCGCCGACCGTGGCCGAGGTGTCCGGGTGACGGTGCGCACCATCCCTCGGTACGACGGGGCCGCCGCTCTGTCGCGCGCCGTCGCAGTGCTGCAGCGGGCGCGGCGGTCGATCCTCGGTATCGCCGGGTCGCCCGGTGCCGGCAAGTCGACGTACGCCGAACAACTGGTCCGCGACCTGACGGCGATGGGTTATCCGGCGGCGCTGGTGCCGATGGACGGGTTCCACCTCGCGCAGACCGCGCTGGCGGAGCTCGGGCTGGTGCCGGTCAAGGGCGCGCCGGAGACCTTCGACGTCGACGGGTACGCCGCTTTGCTGCGGCGGCTGCGGAATCCGTCCGGGCGGACGATCTGGGCGCCGCGGTTCGACCGGGACCTGGAGGAACCGATCGCGGCCGGCTTGGCGGTACCCGACGAGACCCGGCTGGTGGTGACCGAGGGCAACTACCTGTTGCTCGATCAGGGGCCCTGGGCAACGATCCGTACGCTGCTCGACGAGTGCTGGTTTCTCGAGCTGGATCCGGCCGTACGACGGCAGCGGCTGACCGCCCGGCATGTTCGGCACGGCCGTACCGAGGACGAGGCGCGGGCGCGGACCGAGGGCAGCGACGAGGCGAACGCACGCCTCATCGACGCCACCCGGGCCCACGCCGACGCACTGGTGTCGGCCTGACGCTCAGCCGGTGCCGGTTGGTCTACCGGTTTCCAGATGGCCGGAGAGCCGACGAGCAGCGAGACCGCTGCCCCGCCCGCCACCGAACCGAGGAGGAAAACCTCTTGGGCGCCGCTGAACGGCCAGGTGAACAGCAATAGCGGGCGGGACGTCCGCGGACTAGCTCTGGGCGCGGCGGGCGAGCGCCGCGTCGCGCAACTGCTCCAGGACCGAGACTGTCGTGTCCCAGCCCAGGCAGGCGTCGGTGATCGACTGGCCGTAGGTCAGCTCCCGGGTCGGGTCGAGGTCCTGGCGGCCCTCCTGGAGGAACGACTCCAGCATGACGCCGACGATTGCGTGGTTGCCGGCCGCGATCTGCGCACCGATCTCGGCCGCGACGATCGGCTGCCGCTTGTGGTCCTTGCGGCTGTTGCCATGGCTCGCGTCGACGACGACCCGCTCGGGCAGGCCGCCCTTGTGGAGCAGCTCTACCGCGCCGGCGACCGACTCCGCGTCGTAGTTCGGCCCGCTGTCCGAGCCGCGCAGTACGAGATGGCAGTCCGGGTTGCCCCGGGTGTGCAGGATGGCCGGCGCGCCGTCGTGGTCGATACCGGTGAAGACGTGCGGTACGGCGGCGGCCTTGATCGCGTCGACCGCGGTGGCGATCGAGCCGTCGGGACGGTTCTTCATCCCGATCGGCATCGACAGGCCGGACGACAATTGCCGGTGCACCTGGCTCTCGACGGTCCGGGC
Coding sequences:
- a CDS encoding LacI family DNA-binding transcriptional regulator, which encodes MAGPRRGARLVDVAKLAEVSISTVSHVLNGTRYVAPDTRERVRHALEALDYAPPAPMVPKRSGRALGLAITGASNPYFGDLIAGVESEASRAGFALLLCDTHDDTQLEAKAVATLLAHNVEAVIIAPTPGWTETTLPVLRKHNTPFVLVDRMSDVRADQVGTENESVAAALVEHLIEIGHRRIGMLAGLAGLSTTDERRRGYRRAHEAAGIAVDPGLIVDAHSTVTGGRAGVISLLHRPDPPTAIFGANNAMTIGALLALKETHRRIPEDVALVTFDDFEWASAMSPALTAAAQPFHAMGARAVQLLVRRLADPFAPRRIERLPAEIEHRESCGCRAVPPTVAEVSG
- a CDS encoding nucleoside/nucleotide kinase family protein, with the protein product MTVRTIPRYDGAAALSRAVAVLQRARRSILGIAGSPGAGKSTYAEQLVRDLTAMGYPAALVPMDGFHLAQTALAELGLVPVKGAPETFDVDGYAALLRRLRNPSGRTIWAPRFDRDLEEPIAAGLAVPDETRLVVTEGNYLLLDQGPWATIRTLLDECWFLELDPAVRRQRLTARHVRHGRTEDEARARTEGSDEANARLIDATRAHADALVSA
- a CDS encoding 3-deoxy-7-phosphoheptulonate synthase; this encodes MNTLPKSSEQSRVVDRRIEKTVPLVTPLALHDEYPLSDELARTVATGRQAVADVLNGADDRLMVVVGPCSVHDADAALEYAQRLAPVAERLSDGLLVVMRVYFEKPRSTLGWKGLINDPGLDGSGDVNRGLRIARQLLVQVTELGLPVGCEFLDPITPQYIADTVGWGAIGARTVESQVHRQLSSGLSMPIGMKNRPDGSIATAVDAIKAAAVPHVFTGIDHDGAPAILHTRGNPDCHLVLRGSDSGPNYDAESVAGAVELLHKGGLPERVVVDASHGNSRKDHKRQPIVAAEIGAQIAAGNHAIVGVMLESFLQEGRQDLDPTRELTYGQSITDACLGWDTTVSVLEQLRDAALARRAQS